A genomic region of Salinibacter pepae contains the following coding sequences:
- a CDS encoding PIN domain-containing protein, with product MKSDRRYAFDTNALVSAALFRGSTPGEAFQHALDTGVVLLSRATFEEIDGVIAREKFDEYLPPEERGAFTEALVEQSRFANPTEEI from the coding sequence ATGAAGAGTGATCGCCGCTACGCCTTCGACACGAATGCCCTCGTCAGCGCTGCTCTATTCCGAGGCTCTACACCGGGAGAGGCGTTCCAACATGCGTTGGACACTGGCGTCGTTTTACTTTCAAGAGCGACGTTTGAGGAAATCGATGGGGTGATTGCCCGCGAAAAGTTTGACGAGTACCTTCCCCCAGAAGAACGCGGCGCATTCACAGAAGCGCTGGTTGAACAGAGTCGATTTGCGAATCCGACGGAGGAGATTTAG
- a CDS encoding type II toxin-antitoxin system PemK/MazF family toxin produces the protein MKDPGQIVLFRFPRTDLAEGKLRPALLISEVPGPYDDWLICMISSQLHQQIEGFDELIEEGDSDFQQSGLKKASVVRISRLAVVEGNILEGRIGKISSDRIQRVRRRIAEWIGGSQTN, from the coding sequence GTGAAAGATCCTGGTCAGATCGTTCTGTTTCGATTTCCCCGTACGGATTTGGCGGAGGGAAAGCTTCGTCCGGCTTTGTTGATAAGCGAGGTTCCAGGCCCGTACGACGACTGGCTGATCTGCATGATTTCCTCGCAGCTCCACCAGCAAATCGAGGGATTCGACGAGTTGATTGAGGAAGGAGACAGCGACTTTCAGCAATCGGGGCTCAAAAAGGCGAGTGTGGTTCGAATCAGCCGACTTGCGGTTGTGGAGGGAAATATCCTTGAGGGAAGGATTGGGAAGATCAGTTCGGATCGTATACAGCGGGTTCGGCGGCGGATCGCAGAGTGGATTGGAGGAAGCCAAACGAACTGA
- a CDS encoding DUF2281 domain-containing protein: MKVAEKINKQVQRLPEQTQAEVLDFVEYLLTKTERVQAREEEQEWTQFSLASAMRGIEEETEPEYTEGDLEERFTSS, from the coding sequence ATGAAAGTTGCCGAGAAGATCAACAAGCAGGTTCAACGCCTTCCGGAGCAAACGCAGGCTGAGGTCCTTGACTTCGTAGAATATCTGCTCACGAAAACAGAGCGGGTGCAGGCTCGCGAAGAGGAGCAGGAATGGACGCAGTTCTCGTTAGCTTCTGCAATGCGGGGAATCGAGGAAGAGACAGAGCCTGAGTACACAGAAGGAGATCTCGAAGAGCGGTTTACGTCGTCGTGA
- a CDS encoding tetratricopeptide repeat protein — MSLNKVLWTIDNELDSWSFERLATDLLYRNGYKEIEPIEPQDGGRDAEEYPRRGRGRHGNVCFFQFSLRDDWKTKLREDAERLDEREYEFETLVYVTSQKARGIDRDQLSEELWKKYVWDLVIFSREWLRLQLEEAHPDLARKYLSVEVSRDTPELLFNIGSEEELEEELSTVFELLKSEEPERAATRLKQFVGEHPESSQAWHLRAVAQYQLHRYDEAITSLNRASQVGLSRKKLRLIRASTLTEKGISENNRTAIQEGCEGFREIVEEKSDPSWADLYNLGNALSALGQAEEAIEAYEKALDKSEQPSLLKNLGSAYHQVDDHEAEMECFNRALELEPTKPEALISKGISLIIDFDKPGQAATFLERGVKHNPEWITQNPGTWYWLGLSNYRAERFQESLEWINRGLAHQPGHEGLTSLKSDVLAQLIETKSEVTSDARQFWQRRLESDPRFYDTRARLIRLESMEDNIERAWDLIDECLKLAGIDEVSLRASGFSIDQCIRALWFFPQYTKFRQSTPVAKYWNEDHNLYDLGYPAPEEEQVQQALRTFLAVPFGLGMKYSVEENTVSVDALVSLQQKIYSLVEEAVSAASRPFAHSFTSDLSNEETSERLTEIMLFMALVALREASAEYGWIASRLSVSKKKLHESTKNFSPEDIHDDTVTLVLKALNHELGLFPDEG; from the coding sequence ATGTCGCTCAACAAAGTACTTTGGACCATAGATAATGAACTTGATTCTTGGTCCTTCGAGCGGCTGGCCACCGACCTTCTATACAGAAACGGTTATAAGGAAATAGAGCCGATTGAGCCCCAAGATGGAGGCAGAGATGCGGAGGAATATCCTCGACGCGGAAGAGGGCGGCATGGCAACGTCTGCTTTTTTCAATTTAGCCTTCGCGATGATTGGAAGACCAAGCTCCGCGAGGACGCAGAACGATTAGATGAGCGTGAGTATGAGTTCGAGACTTTAGTTTATGTAACATCCCAGAAGGCTCGTGGAATTGACAGAGATCAGTTGTCCGAAGAGCTTTGGAAAAAGTATGTCTGGGACCTAGTCATATTTTCGAGAGAATGGCTGCGCCTTCAACTGGAAGAGGCACATCCTGATTTAGCAAGAAAATATCTCTCTGTAGAGGTGTCGCGGGACACTCCGGAGCTCCTTTTCAATATCGGAAGTGAAGAAGAGCTGGAAGAAGAGCTTTCAACAGTATTTGAACTTTTAAAGTCAGAAGAACCCGAGCGTGCAGCAACCCGGTTGAAGCAATTCGTTGGAGAACATCCCGAATCTAGTCAGGCTTGGCATCTTCGTGCGGTAGCTCAATACCAACTTCACCGATATGATGAAGCAATCACGAGTCTCAATCGGGCCTCCCAGGTCGGACTTAGTAGGAAGAAGCTCCGTTTGATTAGAGCGTCTACTCTGACGGAAAAAGGGATCTCAGAAAACAATAGGACTGCTATTCAGGAGGGGTGCGAAGGCTTTCGAGAAATAGTTGAGGAGAAGTCCGACCCAAGTTGGGCCGACCTCTATAATTTAGGAAATGCTCTTAGTGCTTTGGGGCAGGCGGAAGAAGCTATTGAAGCGTACGAGAAGGCTCTTGATAAATCCGAACAGCCATCACTACTAAAAAACTTAGGAAGTGCATACCACCAAGTTGATGACCACGAAGCGGAGATGGAGTGCTTCAATCGCGCACTTGAACTGGAGCCAACGAAGCCAGAGGCACTAATTAGTAAAGGTATCAGCCTCATTATAGATTTTGACAAACCGGGTCAAGCAGCTACATTTCTCGAGCGAGGTGTAAAGCATAATCCGGAATGGATTACTCAGAACCCAGGCACTTGGTACTGGCTCGGCCTGTCAAACTACCGGGCCGAAAGATTTCAGGAATCTCTTGAATGGATCAATAGAGGGCTGGCTCATCAACCTGGACATGAGGGGTTAACGAGTCTGAAGTCCGATGTGCTAGCACAGCTCATTGAAACAAAATCGGAAGTAACCAGCGACGCTCGGCAGTTTTGGCAGAGACGCCTCGAAAGTGACCCAAGATTCTATGATACCCGTGCTAGGCTGATACGTCTTGAGAGCATGGAGGATAATATTGAGAGGGCCTGGGACCTAATCGATGAGTGCCTCAAGCTTGCCGGAATAGATGAGGTATCCCTCCGAGCTTCAGGATTCTCAATTGATCAGTGCATCCGTGCCCTTTGGTTTTTTCCGCAGTACACGAAATTCAGGCAAAGCACTCCGGTGGCTAAATACTGGAATGAAGATCATAATCTTTATGACCTTGGCTATCCCGCTCCGGAGGAAGAACAGGTCCAGCAGGCCCTAAGAACTTTTCTCGCCGTTCCTTTCGGACTTGGGATGAAATATTCAGTCGAGGAGAATACAGTGAGTGTTGACGCACTCGTCTCACTGCAGCAAAAAATTTACTCTCTTGTCGAGGAAGCGGTAAGTGCAGCCAGTCGACCATTTGCTCATTCGTTTACAAGCGATCTTTCCAATGAGGAAACCTCAGAGAGACTCACAGAAATTATGCTGTTTATGGCGCTGGTAGCACTCCGGGAGGCAAGTGCTGAATATGGATGGATCGCAAGCCGCTTGTCCGTCTCGAAGAAAAAGTTACATGAATCTACCAAAAACTTTAGTCCTGAGGATATCCACGATGATACAGTCACCTTAGTTTTAAAAGCACTAAACCACGAGTTGGGACTTTTTCCTGATGAAGGATAG
- a CDS encoding restriction endonuclease produces MPQSRYENIHDRFSHSDTTKKGTKYERLAALVLKALDESRAVVHDVRLIGESAVSHQIDVDLEVDGATKRVIVECKDFDVSGSKVGLDIVRSFWAVVDDALADEAMILTCNGFTQDARKFAKHKGIKLVVLRQYEEKDDDQYIGSIRVNVTYITRGQPEVKLDLSSDEAKRKFFNDLEAAELSSSLLKGDPVYIHSDGSKTQLHEFIDEKIGEYDDKDAGMVRHHIDVTNCLIEVEDRGGIPMAALTAVYEVHHIIEDIDVASGLIAELVVQGTEDRDIFLFDRDLEKFNIDPDTGEVI; encoded by the coding sequence GTGCCTCAGTCTAGATACGAAAATATCCACGATCGATTTAGTCACTCCGACACTACCAAGAAGGGAACTAAGTACGAAAGACTTGCCGCCTTAGTCCTTAAAGCACTTGACGAGTCTCGCGCGGTAGTGCATGATGTGAGGTTGATCGGAGAGTCAGCCGTATCCCACCAAATTGACGTTGACCTTGAGGTAGACGGCGCCACGAAACGAGTCATTGTCGAATGCAAGGACTTCGACGTGTCTGGCAGCAAGGTGGGGCTAGACATCGTGCGAAGCTTCTGGGCAGTGGTGGATGACGCATTGGCAGATGAAGCCATGATTCTTACCTGCAACGGTTTTACTCAGGATGCACGGAAGTTTGCTAAGCATAAGGGCATAAAGCTCGTTGTGCTTCGACAGTATGAAGAGAAAGATGACGACCAGTATATCGGCTCAATCCGCGTCAACGTCACGTACATCACAAGAGGTCAGCCAGAGGTGAAGCTCGACCTATCGAGCGATGAAGCAAAGCGAAAGTTCTTCAACGACCTCGAAGCAGCAGAGCTCAGTAGCAGTCTCCTCAAGGGAGATCCAGTCTACATCCACTCTGACGGCTCAAAAACTCAGTTACACGAATTCATCGATGAAAAAATCGGCGAGTATGATGATAAAGACGCTGGAATGGTTAGACATCATATTGACGTAACGAACTGTCTGATCGAGGTCGAAGATAGAGGCGGCATTCCAATGGCAGCTCTTACCGCTGTCTACGAAGTTCACCACATCATTGAAGATATCGATGTGGCGTCTGGTCTGATTGCTGAATTGGTTGTGCAGGGTACAGAGGATAGAGACATATTTTTATTTGATCGAGATTTAGAAAAGTTCAATATCGACCCTGATACGGGTGAAGTGATATAA
- a CDS encoding TIR domain-containing protein, which translates to MTHDGSLEELKTIISGSGHGISSVEENEHSYQIRTEEGGICNWYPGTGTVQFQGKKDKKDQLKEDVTEYTGEGNSGSGTAESVSEPEKPTNPSSASKKIFVVHGHDDTAREQLELILHKLGLDPFVLANTAGEGLTIIEALEKEIGPGDSSVRFGIVLLTPDDMGYAKKDGPDEAQPRARQNVVLEMGMLISALGRQNVAILKKGHIEVPSDAQGVLYIGFNDHVKETVPKLVDRLRSAGFVLSPEKVSKASI; encoded by the coding sequence ATGACCCACGACGGATCGCTTGAAGAACTGAAGACGATAATTTCTGGGAGCGGTCACGGAATATCGTCAGTAGAGGAAAATGAGCACAGCTATCAGATACGCACCGAAGAGGGAGGAATCTGCAACTGGTATCCTGGAACTGGTACTGTGCAGTTTCAAGGGAAGAAGGATAAGAAGGATCAGTTGAAGGAAGATGTAACTGAATATACGGGCGAAGGAAATTCGGGCTCAGGTACTGCTGAATCAGTTTCTGAGCCGGAGAAGCCGACGAATCCAAGTTCGGCTAGTAAGAAGATATTTGTTGTACATGGACACGATGACACTGCCCGTGAACAACTTGAGCTTATCCTTCACAAGTTGGGGTTGGATCCGTTTGTTCTAGCCAATACCGCTGGTGAAGGGCTAACGATCATAGAAGCACTTGAGAAAGAAATCGGGCCGGGTGATTCCAGTGTTCGCTTTGGAATAGTTTTGCTAACCCCTGATGACATGGGATACGCCAAGAAGGACGGCCCTGATGAAGCCCAGCCTCGTGCTCGTCAGAACGTTGTTCTGGAAATGGGGATGTTGATTTCCGCGCTCGGTCGCCAGAATGTGGCAATCTTGAAAAAGGGACATATTGAAGTTCCGTCTGACGCTCAAGGAGTGTTATATATTGGCTTCAACGACCATGTGAAAGAAACAGTGCCTAAACTTGTCGACAGGTTGAGGTCGGCTGGATTTGTATTGAGTCCTGAAAAGGTATCGAAGGCTTCTATCTGA
- a CDS encoding integron integrase: MDGSSSDGSSPVLDRVRSACCRKGYTYQTEKTDLRWIIRYVKYHGTKHPRTFGKPEVREYLPYLATERTVAASTQNQALNALLFLHRDVLGAEWDRVSNFDRAREPERLPVVLTQAEVKSVLRHMDGPNGLVAHLLYGAGRRLSEALGLRVKDLDFEYEQITVRQGKGKKDRRTLLPGTLAAPLRRQLRKSKATWKEDLEAGYGRASLPKALERKSPHAATEWRWQYVFPSVRRSEDPRSGGIKRHHRSSSAVQKAVKRAVEDAGIAKSASCHTLRHSFATHLLEQGTDIRTVQELLGHQDLRTTQVYTHVLQDGKAGTRSPLETME, translated from the coding sequence ATGGACGGTTCGTCTTCGGATGGCTCGTCTCCCGTCTTGGATCGCGTCCGGTCGGCCTGTTGCCGAAAAGGCTATACCTACCAGACCGAGAAGACCGACCTCCGCTGGATCATCCGCTACGTGAAGTACCACGGCACCAAGCATCCTCGGACGTTTGGGAAACCGGAGGTCCGAGAATACCTGCCCTACCTCGCGACCGAGCGAACCGTCGCGGCCTCGACCCAGAATCAGGCCCTGAATGCTCTTCTGTTTCTCCATCGCGACGTGCTCGGGGCCGAGTGGGACCGGGTGTCCAACTTTGATCGTGCACGGGAGCCGGAGCGGCTTCCGGTCGTGCTCACCCAGGCGGAAGTCAAATCCGTGCTCAGGCACATGGACGGCCCAAACGGCCTCGTGGCTCACCTGCTGTATGGGGCCGGGCGTCGCCTTTCGGAGGCCCTCGGACTGCGGGTGAAAGACCTGGACTTCGAGTACGAGCAGATCACCGTACGGCAGGGCAAGGGGAAGAAGGATCGCCGAACGCTCCTGCCCGGCACCCTTGCGGCCCCGCTCCGGCGGCAGCTTCGAAAGAGCAAGGCGACCTGGAAGGAGGATCTGGAGGCGGGCTACGGAAGGGCCTCGCTGCCGAAGGCCCTCGAACGGAAGTCCCCGCACGCGGCGACAGAGTGGAGGTGGCAGTATGTATTCCCGTCCGTCCGGCGGAGTGAAGACCCGAGAAGCGGCGGCATCAAGCGGCACCACCGCTCCTCCTCCGCCGTGCAGAAGGCGGTCAAGCGTGCGGTGGAGGACGCAGGCATTGCCAAGTCCGCCAGTTGTCACACCCTGCGGCATTCCTTCGCCACCCACCTTCTGGAACAGGGGACGGACATTCGCACCGTGCAGGAGCTTCTCGGCCATCAGGATCTCCGTACCACGCAGGTCTACACGCACGTCCTTCAGGACGGAAAAGCAGGGACGCGGAGCCCTCTTGAGACCATGGAATGA
- a CDS encoding protoporphyrinogen/coproporphyrinogen oxidase, which yields MAPPDVLVIGAGLAGLNCARHLHERGLTVQVVEASDRVGGRVRTDTVDGFRLDRGFQVLLTAYPETQRELDYDALDLHPFHDGALVRYNGRFQRVADPRRHPWDAPRTVLARIGTLADKLRVLRLRQALAGRSIPQIMERAERPTIEVLRERWGFSSVMIDRFFRPFLGGIFFDRALQASSRMFEFVFKMFAEGRTVLPAGGIDRMPKQMRADLPDAAVRLNTPVAAVDGQTVTLADGGTMEAPHVVVATDAPAADRLVGDVSPTDGRSTICLYYDAPQSPLDEPFLVLNGEGVGPINNLAVPSDVAPGYAPDDRALVSVVVVGTPAEGEAALQRSVRAQLIDWFGLAAGGWTHLQTQHIPYALPEQAPPFLSPHERPVRRRRGLYVCGDHRRTASLNGALAAGRAAAEAVWADHTE from the coding sequence ATGGCACCCCCCGACGTTCTCGTGATCGGGGCCGGGCTGGCCGGCCTGAACTGTGCGCGCCACCTCCACGAGCGCGGCCTCACCGTGCAGGTGGTGGAGGCGTCCGACCGCGTCGGCGGACGGGTGCGCACCGACACGGTCGACGGCTTTCGGCTCGACCGCGGCTTTCAGGTGCTGCTCACGGCCTACCCCGAGACGCAGCGCGAACTGGACTACGACGCGCTCGACCTCCACCCCTTCCACGACGGCGCCCTGGTGCGCTACAACGGCCGCTTCCAGCGCGTCGCCGACCCGCGGCGGCACCCGTGGGACGCCCCGCGCACCGTCCTGGCGCGCATCGGCACGCTGGCCGACAAGCTGCGGGTACTGCGCCTGCGCCAGGCCCTCGCCGGCCGGTCGATCCCGCAGATCATGGAGCGGGCGGAACGCCCCACGATCGAGGTGCTTCGGGAGCGCTGGGGGTTCTCCTCCGTCATGATCGACCGCTTCTTCCGGCCCTTCCTCGGCGGCATCTTCTTCGACCGCGCCCTGCAGGCGTCGAGCCGCATGTTCGAGTTCGTCTTCAAGATGTTCGCGGAGGGGCGGACGGTGCTGCCGGCCGGCGGCATCGACCGGATGCCCAAGCAGATGCGCGCGGACCTGCCGGACGCGGCCGTGCGGCTCAACACGCCCGTGGCGGCGGTCGACGGCCAGACGGTCACGCTGGCGGACGGCGGGACGATGGAGGCCCCGCACGTGGTGGTCGCCACGGACGCGCCGGCGGCGGACCGGCTGGTGGGCGACGTGTCCCCGACCGATGGCCGGTCGACGATCTGTCTCTACTACGACGCCCCCCAGTCCCCGCTCGACGAGCCGTTTCTCGTCCTCAATGGGGAGGGCGTCGGCCCCATCAACAACCTCGCCGTGCCGTCGGACGTGGCGCCCGGCTACGCGCCGGACGACCGCGCCCTCGTGTCCGTCGTGGTGGTGGGCACGCCCGCGGAAGGTGAGGCGGCACTCCAGCGGTCGGTGCGGGCCCAGCTGATCGACTGGTTCGGGCTGGCGGCGGGCGGCTGGACGCACCTCCAGACCCAGCACATCCCCTACGCCCTGCCCGAACAGGCCCCGCCGTTCCTGTCTCCCCACGAGCGGCCGGTGCGCCGGCGCCGCGGTCTGTACGTATGTGGCGACCACCGCCGCACCGCGTCGCTCAACGGCGCCCTCGCCGCGGGCCGGGCCGCCGCGGAGGCCGTCTGGGCCGACCACACAGAATAG
- the hutH gene encoding histidine ammonia-lyase — MPPVRPDASVQIDSLHADLDARLSALRADPTPVDRSRDRVEDALGDGEAHYGINTGFGALAQKRVPEDDLETLQRNLVFSHAVGVGDLVPKALSRLILRLKIHALGLGHSGVSRETFDRLLLFAERDLVPAIPSRGSVGASGDLAPLAHLALPLLGEGRFWTEDGTDVRPAGSVLDEHDLAPITLRPKDGLALINGTQQMSGYAAHVLHEAQRLVKIADLLAAMSLEALQGSIKPFDERVHEVRPHPGAQQVAANVRTLLTDSEILASHRNCGKVQDPYSLRCVPQVHGASRDALRHATDVVEREINSVTDNPLVFENGDVISAGNFHGQPLALALDHAGIALAELASIAERRIYLLLAGHDGLPELLMEDTGLNSGYMMPQYTAAALVSENKSLAHPASVDSIPTSRGQEDHVSMGSVGAVQLLDILENVERVLAIELLTAAQALDYRRPLRPGRGVERAHETVRQTISHREEDYLLEDDIDQSLAFVRDEALLASVAEELEALG, encoded by the coding sequence ATGCCGCCCGTCCGCCCCGACGCCTCGGTGCAGATCGATTCCCTCCACGCCGACCTCGACGCCCGCCTCTCGGCCCTCCGGGCGGACCCGACCCCCGTCGACCGGTCGCGAGACCGGGTGGAAGATGCGCTGGGCGACGGCGAAGCGCACTACGGCATCAACACCGGCTTCGGGGCGCTCGCGCAGAAGCGTGTGCCGGAGGACGACCTGGAGACGCTCCAGCGCAACCTCGTCTTCAGCCACGCCGTGGGGGTGGGGGACCTCGTGCCCAAGGCCCTTAGCCGCCTCATCCTCCGCCTCAAGATCCACGCGCTGGGCCTGGGCCACTCCGGCGTCTCCCGTGAGACGTTCGACCGGCTGCTCCTGTTTGCGGAGCGGGATCTCGTCCCGGCGATCCCGAGCCGGGGCAGCGTCGGGGCGTCGGGCGACCTCGCGCCGCTGGCCCACCTGGCGCTGCCGCTGCTGGGCGAGGGGCGCTTCTGGACGGAGGACGGCACAGACGTGCGGCCCGCCGGGTCCGTCCTCGACGAGCACGACCTCGCGCCGATCACGCTGCGGCCGAAAGACGGGCTTGCCCTCATCAACGGCACCCAGCAGATGAGCGGGTACGCGGCCCACGTGCTCCACGAGGCGCAGCGGCTCGTCAAAATCGCCGACCTGCTGGCCGCCATGAGCCTGGAGGCGCTGCAGGGCAGCATCAAGCCGTTCGACGAGCGGGTGCATGAGGTGCGGCCGCATCCCGGGGCGCAGCAGGTGGCCGCCAACGTGCGCACCCTGCTCACGGACAGCGAGATTCTGGCGTCACACCGCAACTGCGGCAAGGTGCAGGACCCGTACTCCCTCCGGTGTGTGCCGCAGGTGCACGGGGCGAGCCGCGACGCGCTTCGCCACGCCACCGACGTGGTGGAGCGCGAGATCAACAGCGTGACCGACAACCCGCTCGTCTTCGAGAACGGCGACGTGATCAGCGCCGGCAACTTCCACGGCCAGCCCCTCGCCCTGGCGCTCGACCACGCCGGCATCGCGCTGGCGGAGCTGGCCAGCATCGCCGAGCGCCGCATCTACCTGCTGCTGGCGGGCCACGACGGCCTGCCGGAGCTGCTGATGGAGGACACGGGCCTCAACTCGGGCTACATGATGCCGCAGTACACCGCCGCCGCGCTCGTGTCGGAGAACAAGAGCCTCGCCCACCCGGCGTCCGTCGACTCCATTCCCACGAGCCGGGGCCAGGAGGACCACGTGAGCATGGGCAGCGTCGGGGCCGTCCAGCTGCTCGACATCCTGGAGAACGTGGAGCGCGTGCTCGCCATCGAGCTGCTCACCGCGGCGCAGGCACTCGACTACCGCCGGCCGCTGCGGCCGGGTCGGGGCGTGGAGCGGGCCCACGAGACCGTCCGCCAGACGATCTCCCACCGTGAAGAGGACTACCTGCTGGAGGACGACATCGACCAGAGCCTGGCGTTTGTGCGGGACGAGGCCCTACTGGCATCGGTGGCCGAAGAGCTGGAGGCGCTGGGGTGA
- a CDS encoding TIGR01777 family oxidoreductase, whose protein sequence is MHTFTASSSLGASADALFTWHSRPGAFERLTPPWAPVRLQSFEGIGEGDRAVLRVGPGPLAVRWVAEHHDVEPGRQFCDRQVQGPFPHWEHTHRFEPAADDDARATLTDRVEYEPPGGALGRQAAPWLEAELRRQFAYRHRITRRDLSLHRRYNPDEQALTIAVSGASGLVGSSLVPFLTTGGHTVKRLTRSGPTGTDEILWDPRTDRVEADKLEGIDAVIHLAGENVFGPWTPTKKQRIYSSRADGTRLLAEALAGLDDPPEVLVSSSAVGYYGDHGTDRITEESAPRDAGFLGEVCEAWEAATAPAAAAGIRTVQMRTGIVLTPAGGALRLMLPAFWLGLGGRVGGRNQYFPWITLDDVIGGIYHALWTDALEGPVNLTAPRPVTMQAYTDTLADVLHRPAFLNVPSSVVRTVGGEMADEMLLTSARVVPERLRATGYDFGFSALEDGLRHVLGRTEA, encoded by the coding sequence ATGCACACGTTCACCGCCTCCAGCTCGCTCGGCGCGTCCGCCGACGCCCTGTTCACCTGGCACAGCCGCCCCGGGGCCTTCGAGCGCCTGACGCCGCCGTGGGCGCCGGTGCGGCTCCAGTCGTTCGAGGGGATCGGGGAGGGCGACCGGGCCGTCCTGCGCGTCGGGCCGGGGCCGCTGGCGGTGCGGTGGGTGGCCGAGCACCACGACGTGGAGCCCGGCCGGCAGTTCTGCGACCGACAGGTGCAGGGGCCCTTCCCCCACTGGGAGCACACGCACCGGTTTGAGCCCGCCGCGGACGACGATGCGCGCGCCACCCTCACGGACCGCGTCGAGTACGAGCCGCCGGGCGGGGCGCTGGGGCGCCAGGCGGCGCCGTGGCTGGAGGCCGAGCTGCGCCGCCAGTTCGCGTACCGCCACCGCATTACGCGCCGCGACCTGTCGCTGCACCGGCGGTACAATCCCGACGAACAGGCCCTGACGATTGCCGTGAGCGGGGCCTCCGGCCTCGTGGGGTCGAGCCTCGTGCCCTTCCTTACCACGGGCGGGCACACCGTGAAGCGCCTTACGCGCTCCGGCCCCACGGGCACCGACGAGATTCTGTGGGACCCGCGCACCGACCGGGTCGAGGCCGACAAGCTGGAGGGCATCGACGCGGTGATTCACCTGGCGGGGGAAAACGTATTCGGCCCCTGGACGCCCACGAAGAAGCAGCGCATCTACTCCAGCCGGGCGGACGGAACCCGGCTGCTGGCCGAGGCGCTCGCCGGGCTCGACGACCCGCCCGAGGTGCTCGTCTCCTCCTCGGCCGTCGGCTACTACGGCGACCACGGGACCGACCGCATCACGGAGGAGAGCGCGCCGCGCGACGCGGGCTTTCTGGGCGAGGTCTGCGAGGCCTGGGAGGCCGCCACCGCACCCGCCGCGGCCGCCGGCATCCGCACCGTGCAGATGCGCACCGGGATCGTCCTGACGCCCGCCGGCGGGGCGCTCCGCCTCATGCTCCCCGCCTTCTGGCTCGGCCTCGGGGGCCGCGTGGGGGGGCGAAACCAGTATTTCCCCTGGATCACGCTCGACGACGTGATCGGCGGGATCTACCACGCCCTCTGGACCGACGCCCTGGAGGGCCCCGTCAACCTCACCGCGCCGCGTCCGGTGACGATGCAGGCGTACACGGACACCCTCGCCGACGTCCTGCACCGCCCGGCCTTCCTGAACGTCCCGTCGTCGGTGGTCCGCACCGTCGGCGGCGAGATGGCGGACGAGATGCTTCTCACCAGCGCCCGCGTCGTGCCCGAGCGCCTGCGAGCGACCGGGTACGACTTTGGCTTCTCGGCGCTGGAGGACGGCCTGCGGCACGTGCTGGGGAGGACTGAAGCGTGA